Proteins from a genomic interval of Oncorhynchus clarkii lewisi isolate Uvic-CL-2024 chromosome 13, UVic_Ocla_1.0, whole genome shotgun sequence:
- the LOC139364821 gene encoding microfibril-associated glycoprotein 4-like gives MKALDVLILLLPVAVNTLPYDIMPVDCAGVYRRGFGHSGVYTIYPAGTTSPIQVYCDMGCEDQPEGGKWTVIQKRKDGTVNFYRGWDQYRSGFGQASGEYWLGLENIHLLTQRKKYELRVDLEDFEGAKAHVQYSSFSVDSEHEGYKLHLSGFKDGGAGKSMDEHNGQKFSTFDKDQDTYVSNCAKSYLGGWWYGECHSVNPNGVYLWGDSIYGIGINWVNWKGYKYSLKAIEMKIRPVE, from the exons ATGAAG GCTTTGGATGTGCTCATTCTACTACTCCCAGTGGCAGTCAATACTCTACCGTACGATATCATGCCAGTGGATTGTGCTGGTGTGTATAGAAGGGGCTTTGGACACAGTGGAGTGTACACCATCTACCCTGCAGGAACAACCTCCCCCATCCAGGTCTACTGTGACATGGGCTGTGAGGACCAACCTGAGGGGGGGAAATGGACA GTGATCCAGAAGAGAAAGGATGGGACAGTGAACTTTTACCGTGGATGGGACCAATACAGGAGTGGGTTTGGGCAGGCATCTGGAGAGTACTGGTTAG GCCTAGAAAACATCCATCTCCTCACTCAGAGGAAAAAGTATGAGTTGAGGGTGGACCTGGAGGACTTCGAAGGGGCTAAAGCCCACGTGCAGTACTCCTCCTTCTCTGTCGACTCTGAGCATGAAGGATACAAGCTGCATTTAAGTGGCTTCAAAGATGGAGGTGCTG GAAAATCTATGGATGAACACAATGGGCAGAAGTTCTCCACCTTCGATAAAGACCAGGACACTTACGTTTCAAACTGTGCTAAATCATATCTAGGAGGATGGTGGTATGGAGAATGCCACAGTGTCAATCCCAACGGGGTATATCTGTGGGGCGACTCAATCTATGGTATTGGTATCAACTGGGTGAATTGGAAAGGTTATAAATACTCTTTAAAAGCCATTGAAATGAAGATAAGGCCAGTGGAATAA